In Glycine soja cultivar W05 chromosome 10, ASM419377v2, whole genome shotgun sequence, the genomic stretch GTAGAAAAAGGGGTCGAGGGTTTAGGCAACAAGGGTGAATGGTGAGTCGAAAAACTGCGCTGGCCATGATGGCAGTCTAGCATCTTATCTTCCTGGAGTCGTGCGAGATCGATCGCctgaggaagagaaagagggcGCAGAGCTTGAACTTCTCGGTGAAGTTCCAGAATCAACCCTTGGATGAAGCAGCTCGACAAGATGGAAGGGGCAAGGCCCACAATCCGATTCGCCAATCATTCGGACTCCATAAGGTACTCACTAACAATGCCGATCTATTGGAGTTTGAACAAAGCGCCTTGAGGGTCATCGTAGAAGGAGGGAACAAACCGTGATTCCAGAGCTTGAAGCATGGCCTGCCAGGAAGGGAAAAACCCGTTCCAGGACATCCATTGGTACCATGACAATGCAGGGACATCCATGTAAAAGGATGCAGCGCAGTGGGACAACACTGCAGTGGGAGGAGGCGTCGGCGCCAATGGGAGAGGGGTGAGGAAACCAACCGGCAAAACCACTCCCCCAGCCACGTTCGTCCTTCGCTTCTAGGACTGACTCTCTACCGAAGAAGAAGCACCATTAACTGTGTTGGCGACTGCACTGTCCAAATCCTGTCCCTTGTCTTCGTCCGTGTTGGAATCGCTGATTCAACGGACGTGAGGGCGGCAtgtagagagagaaacagagagacagagagagtgAAATCGAACTTGGAAGTgtgaaaatacatatatatttaaacttaaagacatttttcaaaaaccatctTTGTATCCCTGTTTCTTAAGATGGTTTTACAATGAAACCGTCTTAAATAACTTTCGTCTTAAAAGAGTatgattcaaaagaaaaagatgaagagaaaagtGAGGAGAAAGCACAACAAGGGGAGAAGTACTCACAAgtagaaattcaacaagaaagtattctccaagtcaatacccATCTCATCAACTGATTGTCAAGGAAGAAAGGCATGGAAAACATGAGAAAGCCTTAAGTGCCATTCTTTCCTTGATCACTAGCACTTCTTTTGCAATGATATGGAAGGTGCTTCTAGAATACATGACTTTCATGGAGTCTCTAGCTAAGAGGCGAAAATGTAAGGAAGTTGTGTTCTTTGTGACCTTCATGGCACTTTGAAGGCATTTGactcgtcaagctaatgacgttaaaaaaacacttattgggAGTCAACCCAGGATTTCTTATCTCTCTTTTAGTTAgttgtaatttgatttttttaggatagttgtgttatttcttttctttttatgattttCTGCATTTTAATTTCAGAAATTTAATTCCAGTAGTTTAAATTCAGTCATTGAATAAGAATTGCATGATAATTATGAGGTCACTATTTAAGCTTTTTCTGAAAGGACTCAGAGCTCTACAGTAAATGAATAGATATGGATAGGATAAAATCACctgaattgataaagaaaagtCATAAAATCATACCTCCTGGGCAAAGAGGGCATACTAGGTCCCAACAACATTATCACATCCTAATAACTTATCTTttaatcatcttatttttttctttttcttatcttattgtttttttatctttatcttaatatttaattttcctatcttttacttttcttatcctatcttttttatcttctattatctttctttatcttttattttaaatttattatttcttgcttgtaaattggatttgcattaatctaagtacaaataaAGTCTCTATGGATTCGACACTCAGACTTTCAAGTACTTCACTACTTGTGACACATTTGGTAtacttgccaacgagttaacaagtttttggcgccgttgtcggggaCTTTGTTTTTCGTACTTGATTATTTGCATATTCCAATTTTAAAGCAATTAGttttcacattttattttttattttattttactttctttttataaaaaaaaaaaactttttcttgTGAGTCTATGCTTGCAGGTTAGAACCTCAAAAGAACTTGATCCATGGAAGACATTTGTAAGAGGTGGACTGAGTATCTTGACAGCACACGATCAAGGGTCAATCACCCACAATcgataaattgtgatttttgtggaGAAGAGCATTTCAATGACAACTGTCATCTCTACTCCACGAAAAATTCTTGGTGGGGACAAGAGTTATACccttacaatcaatatgaagaaaGTACTCCTAATCTTGAAAGTGTGTTCACGAAATTCACGGCATACCATCCTAGCTCTACtgccaatcaaaactcaatgcaAAATCAGGAAATTCAGGTTGGAAAGAGCTACTCCATGGAAAATTATCAATGGGAGCAAGAGTTACAACCCtacaatcaatatgaagaagaaagaacttCTAATCTGGATAATTTATTGATGCAATTCAAGGAAGTCAATGAATATACTCAACAAGCATTTAAAAGTTTAGAAATTCAAGTTGGTAAGCTAGTAGAAGAAGTGACTAAATTTATGGCcagaagagaagaaaactttATAAAGGTTGAAGCTCAAGAGGAAAGCCCTGTACGAAAGCatgattcaaaagaaaaagatgaagataaaagtgaagagaaagcacaacaatgggagaagtactcacaagtagaaattcaacaagaaagtattctccaagtcaatactcATCCTCATCAACTGATTGTCAAGGAAGAAAGACATGGAGAACATGAGAAAGCCTTAAGTGTTATTCTTTCCTTGATCACTAGCACTTCTCTTGCAATGATATGGAAGGTGCTTCCAGAATACATGACTTTCATGGAGTCTCTAGCTAGGAGGCAAAAATACAAGGAATATGTGTTCTTTGTGAccttcatgccaccttgaaggcatttgactcgtcaagctaatgacgttaaaaatACGCTTATTGGGAGGAAACCCAGGATTTCTTATCTCCCTTTCAGTTAGTTGCAATCTGATTTTTTTAGGATAGTtgtgttatttcttttctttttatgcttctgtgcatttaaatttcaaaaatttaattccAGTAGTTTATcttctattatcttttattttaaatttattatctattgcttgtaaattggatttgcattaatctaagtacaaacaaagtccttgtggattcgacactcggacttctgagtactttactacttgtgacacatttggtacacttgccaatgagttaacattgctcagaaggatttgatatgggacgatattcaggtattttagttaaatctttcattttattcattgataatcaaaattgtaatttagtaacaatagaatgtaattttttgtttgtcagactgaatttgatatccctgaagcatcggatctgaggacaaaaaagaaaatacttcagaaTATGGGGGAGCAGTGGAGACAATTCAAGTATGATTTGACATCGAAATGGGCATTTGCAGCCGACAAGGAAAGTGTCGACGACACTGTATGCGAAAAGTACAACATTAGCAAGGAAACCCTTCCTGGGAGTTAagtttgtgattttcattgttttaaactGTAAATTGAATTATTGTTATACATTGTAATGATTACtttcaataatatttaatttctaaaggaTATGCGCAAGAAGGCACAAGCCAACCAGAAACATAACATTGCCCCTCACGTGTTGTCTCGTGAGGGTTATGAATATTCAGAAAACAAGTTGATggatgagaagagaaagaaaaaactagagGAAGTTGCTCAATCCGGAAGCACTGACACCGtgattgatcctccatctcccatcagacaACACATGaaatggaagatggcccgcacaaaGAAAACTGGGCAAATGACGtctgaggcagcaaaggaaattgctgagaagattgtaagtcactttcaattattaattgcaattatttatgtttattatgtgATTGATTAAACCAATAAATGTGTTCTTTGCAGGAATCGTTGGAGGAGCAGGCGTCATACGGTTTCTTCgttgccattgggcgaccagaacaccGTAGTCGTGTAGGTGTTGTTGGAGTTGGTGTCACGATCAAGAAATACTTTGGACTGGCTCCAAGGACCTCCCGTATGTCTTCCTCCATGGCTCCCGAAGACCTGGAGCAGTTGATGCAACAAATTAGGGACCAGTTGGAGGAGTCGATCACTGAAAAAGTGACTCAACGGCTAATGTTATCCTTTCAAGCCACAGTCCATCCAGAGATCCAagcaattgaaatttgaatcagaaagttacatTAAGAACTGGATGCATAATTCAAAACAGGAagtgtacctaggagcctacctgaatggctaagttaaactgaacaaatgagtttaaataatgtataatagtataataacctatattggtctccactgcagtgcacattggcaaatggtcgtcattttgcctaaggaaaatgttgtcatctggttttgttcattgcatactaggccagacaactacctcaaaggaataattaacaggtcagtattttttttcaatacatttgcattagtaTTAGTCggaaacatcaatattttaattgtataataagcatccatgtttgtattcaacagtgctttgaaggacttgacgatactccacaaagtaaatccaaggctggtgctaggtggattgttgttaaagtaagtcatttaaacaatgcttctaCTTATATTTTAGTACTGTGTAGAGTAATTTGTACTTAacgttgaatatctaaatttcataatgtttttagtgtaatagacaaaaaggaagcaccgagtgtgggtattacgtcatgcactggatgtcaactataatctaaggaagtttcaagaataattgggaaacggtaattgtttaattctaacaaatttcattttcttaaattatgttttattatatcatgcagtatttcaatGATGTCAAACCATTGGAACCtgagagattgaaggcgctttgcatccagtgggcaaagtattatttgaaagttagAAATGAAACTTAGGATGTTTAGACAATTTCGTAATTGTAGTTTacttgctttatattttttaaaattcatgtctcctaaacattaattattcttttaattcatagttattaataaatttctcaTGGAATTTTTCTGgtaaaaactgtttcaaaatagaatgaaaattatatatgttgtgttgtgtgatctaatttaaaatttgcagCTTAATTTTTGGGTTTATTGAAAAAGCAGacagtatattaaaaaaattcctaaaagcaacatcggttttaaaaaaaatgatgttaacatccactaacaacatcagttttttaaaaaaccgatgttaacctacACTAACAACACTGGTttattaaaaaaccgatgttaactaccaacgttaacatcagttttagttaacatcggtattttaaaaaaccgatgttgacgaatactaacaacatcggttatttaaaaaaccgatgttgtaattttacgttaacatcagttttcaacaaaaccgatgttaacgataatactttcaTCATCGGTtaataactgatgttgaaagtcctaaataaccaatgttaaaagcttattttctagtagtgtgaaCACGTGTCCTCAATGGATTTCCCCATCATATCAGCCTCATAAATGCCCTCAATTCAAAGGACACAACTAGATTCTAACTTCACTCTCAACTAGAATGAGATGTAGATATAGGGGAGATCTAGAGATTCTTCCTCCACTCATCGCAACTGAGACAGAGCTCGTGCCATAACCTCAGAACCATATTTCCATTGTCGGTATTGAACATTGGTGCCATTTGTGGGGGAAAATATcacaacaaaaatttgaaatactATCACTGATCCATCGGTTCGAGTTGGATCCGAAAAGCTTTCCGATAAGAATTGGGGAGACGCACAAGCACGAGTCCTCAACCGCCAACACCCAACACTTGaagcagaaagggaaagaaTCAGCATCTCCTACTTGCACTGTTGTCACAAAATGACCACCACGTCCAAACGAGCATGTTGAAGTAAAAATTAGGACAAACTATCATGTCCATAGCTAAGAGCCTAAGAGGTTGAATGAGATGATGAGAAGTTACGTTCTAGATTATATGGtcccaaatattaaaaaatggaagATAGTTAATATTAATAAGGAAGcttgtaagtaagttttatgtTAGGAAACAAAGTTTGAATTTCAAAGTGCATGTCCTGGTGTATTCAAATGCTAAAAACTAGGACCACTCAAAGGTTTTTGTTTCCCCATTATTtatcagtataaaaaaattgttgaaagtgtatatataattcatgctcaaatttaattttcatgttcAATTTAAACTTTAGTAGACAAAAATTAATGGTGATATTTTCAATATTGGAGGACCAATAGTACAATGAAAATTTTAAGTGTCCTATATCTTTTGTAGGCAACAAATAGGTTGTTATGTGtctaatacttattttttaatgagaaCACGATTCCTACTCATTCCATGACCATTGATCAAAGAagagtttaaataaatttaatacctCTTGAGGATATCCTTTATATACAGTAACAATTACTTGATGTCACGGAAGCTCGTACACAAGTGTATACGTCAAGAAAAGGAACTTTCATTTGATCTTTTCTCTTATTTGAGTCGACAAAGAGGACATTACTCATGTGGAGATCCTACCTTTCTTTAAATAGACAGGTAACCTATTACCCAACCATCATGGATATTATGCATATGAATACATATTAGGTTGTACATTCATGGTAATTCCCTAAGCCCAAATTGTATCACTCAATTAAACATTGAGCTCAGAGGAAAAACATATAGGTTGTATATTCAACCcatatttgaaataaacaaaatacaccCATCAGTAGAAGGTCAAACAAAGAAAATTCTAACATCTCAGACCTTAAAATGATTGCTTCACATCTATAGATACTAAGAAGTTCTCTATTCCAAACATGCATTTTCTTTACTTGTTATTGTGTTATTTCATAACTTTACTTAAAGCCTTACTAACTTAAACATataaacttgtatggtctcattCTTAGTTCAAGTAATTCATTACATATATGAAGGGGGAAACTACTTTAAACTAACTCAATCCACCATATAAAAGGGGGAGACTACTTTAAACTAACtcaatcaaataaatatgaaatcacTCTCAtttgtaattaagaaaaatttaatacATAGACAAAAAAGATTTAACAATACTAGACCATCTTAGCAGCCTAAAGTCATCTTATCAAGAAGATGTGTATGTAcagaaaagtaagaaaaatgtataattatataaataaaaatccaataataataataataaatacgcttttttttccttaacaattaaattaaataggatTCTTGAAAGTGAGTTTAATAAACATGGATACGTCAATCGTGTACTCAATGATCATAAATTAACATTGGGAATCAAATGCAATTCATTTTTCCTCCCAATAGCCAATCCGAAGTGTTCATCCATATTCATTTCCTCAGGTTTCATCTTGTTTGGGAGTTCCCAGTTGAAGTGATACAGTAGTAGAGCTAGTGGAAGCATAATGCTAGCTAAACCCAATGTCATGCCTGGGCATATTCTTCGTCCTCCCCCAAAAGGGAGATAGTTAAAGTTATTCCCTTTGAAATCGATAGAACTACCCTCGAACCTTTCAGGGACAAACCTATCAGCATCAATCCAATATTGGGAATCCTTACAAATTGCGTATGCATTTACCATGACTTTAGTTTTGGCAGGTATTTCATAGCCATCAATGATGGTTGGTTGAGAGCATTCTCTAGGGAGCAATAAAGGAGTAGGTGGGTGTACCCTGAATGTCTCTTTGATCACCAACTTCAAATAAGTAAGTTGCTCTAGATCACTTTCATGAATTATTTCCTTTTCTCGAAAAGCTTGTCTCAATTCAGCTTGTGCTTTCTCCCTCACTCTTGGATTTCTCATCATTTCTGCCATAGCCCACTCTAGTGTTGATGCTGAAGTATCAGTTCCAGCAGCAAATATGTCCTggtgaaacaaataaaatatctttatataaAGTTTggtaaaatgaaaagagaaattgCATTTATATAACAAAATCGGGCaacttttttaatagaaaaggagatgagaagaaaaggaagaaaaatgtaAGATAAAGTAATTAGTACAAATGAGAGGATTAAAGAgattaatgttataaaaagagaTGTTAGTGAGAAAAAACGTACTTCAGAAACAGGAAATATAATAGAAGTTTTGAGGCATTTACTTACCAATATCAAAGCTTTGATGTTGTTAGTCGTCATTTGGATGTCGAGAGTGTCATCTTGTTGGATTCTGAGAAGAAGATCAATAAAATCTTGGTCCTCTAATTCAGCTCCATCTTCTTttgcaattttgttcttttcttgatgCTCTCTGATGATGTTTTCCAGGACCTTGTCAACCTGCTTGTGCAACTTCTTCAATCTGGTCATCTTTCCAGTTAGGAAATATAAGAATGGAATTGAAGGAAAGACATCAGCAAGGTCGAATCCTCCCCCGGATTCTACGATTTTTCGGATCAAAGACACAACAAACTCATCTTGCTCCTTGTATATGCCACCGAATGCTACCCTGGAAATAGAGGCACATATCAATGAGAAAATTCTACTGGTGAGATTGATAGGCGAACCAGCAGATTCGCGAATGGAGTCGATAAACTTTGCTGCCTCGTCTTCTCTAATGGAAGCAAAAGACTGAACTCTTTTGGTGCTCAGAAGCTCCGTGGCACACATTTTCCTCATTTGTCTCCAGTGATCACCATATGGAGCAAAAGCAATGCCCAATCCCCCGTAGGATATCATTTGACCAAAAACAAGATGGGGTCTCTGGAGAAAAGAAACATCATGTGTTTTCACTATTTCCTTGGCCATCTTTGGGGAGGATGCAACCACTGCTGAAATTTCACCAAGTTGGAGGTGCATGAGGGGTCCATATTTTTTGGCAAGATCTCTCAGAGCATGGTGTGGAAGTGAACCTGCTTCTGCTAGTTGATGCAGGTTCCCTATGATGGGTAGTTTCTTTGGTCCTGGTGGAAGTTTCTGAGAGACACTACTTTTGTAACATTTTGCAAGCCAATGCAATACAAAGAACAAGCCAATAAGCAACAAGTAGCTTTGAGCTTCCATGGCTTTCTAGTTTCGAGCTAGCCTATAGAGTTAATTAGCTCTGGAGTTGGGAGCAACCTAAAGCTCTCAAGTATGTTTGTATTGTTTGCCTAGGGCTTGTTCCTACATATAGAATCTTGAATCAGCAAGGTCAAcaatttattcatttgtttttaGAAGATGCATTTTTGGGGCGTTGAATGACTTCTTTTCAATTCTTGATGGCCGTtgaatcatttattttcttttaaattgttttagatTCCATTTTTAATTGCAGTTACAGTTATTTTACATGGAATATATTCACTTCATTAGGATGTCATCGTTACTCCTTTATATTGTGTAATACTATTGTAGATATATAAGTGCCACTTGGGCAACAATAGTTAATGTGGCAGTGAGAACCTTGACCGTTGAAAGCTATAATTGCTGTTGCACATGCACACTAAGTCAAAATAGAAATTGTCGATGCACTCTAATTGCTGTTGGGCACCAAGTCAAAGTATCTAACTGGGCAGTagtatttgattattttcttaacaatttCTCATTATGTCCTTCAAAGATAAACAATTTCTCCTTTTTACCtcctttattttactttatactGATTTGATCCTTCAAATGCAAGTTATTATGTTTTATGTCCAAAGAATTAAccgtattaaaataattaatagaattCGTTCGTGAGGTGATGAGTTCAATAATACCTACTGCAATTACAAACtataaattatagattttatAAAAGCATCTATGACTCTTTCTTCAAGCTTGCACGTGTATTGACTGTATATTGAGgattctttatttttagttttttatctttCTGTCAGGGGAGTTTCACTAGGTCCCATGTCAACCCTCTAACATGGCAACTAAAAAATATGAGTTACGTAAGGATAGGTCATTCAAGTCTTTTTTCTAATTGAATCCAGCTAGTATCACTTTCGTACAGTATCCTTCTTATCACGGTAATGCGAAGTGATGAATAAATTAAgaggtttttgttttcttacaagggtgattaaattgaataagtttataataaaaaaaatattattattttaattttgttttgtgagTTGTACTTCATATATGCAACTTaacttttatcataaaaaatagagaaattgtAGTTATTAAATacagtttatgttttttttaaataataatagggttaaataattaatttttgaagtgctttttgaattttggttcctatattttttttttcatttttagtgtctataaatttatatttttgcaattttaatttgtatatataatattttataattatatatatatatatatatatatatatatatatatatatataaaagtgcgATTCTGGTCTATTAAACATAAATACGTAAGTGTGGCTCGATGCCGGAGATGCGGATGCTCAAACTTGGAGAGGGCCAAGCGTGGGTCAGATTCAGTTTCTCTGCGGTGTGACGATTGGGCTCGACGGTGCTGTTTCGGTAGGTGTTGCTGTTTCTTTCCATGGAGGGGTTTGTGTGGGATATGATGTTGGGTGTTTATACATCAGAAGAAGGAGATGACCGAAGTGGGGGAGGTTGGTGGATGAAGGTGTTCTTTGCGGCTGATAGGAGGAGAATAGCGGTGCTCAGTAGTGATGGGCGGCCTCAAGCCAATCCAGGGGTCATCGGAAACAatggagaggaagagagagtaAAATTTGGTGGGGAAGGTGTACAATAGTAACATGTACCTTAGATTAATCTAAGGGTTCTAAAGAGTGGTGCACAATTGTGATACTtggaattaaaagtgaaaattaatCTTTGTTTTAATTAAGACGTAATTAAGTGATATATTATATAAGAATCCACATActggttaaaaataaaaataaaagaaaccacAGCCTAGGAAAAATTGACCAGATTTTGAATATGATGTTTTTGAAACCTATTGTGATTAGGAAACCTTTTGTATTGCTCATTTGATTATTAATGAAATGTCATAAGTTTGTTTCTGTCAAGAACAAAAACGAAAGGTGTTTGATGAAgttgctaaaaaaatatttgagattattaaaataaactaatattttataattcgataatttatttattaatttctaaataAGTCTATAACAAACCCAAAGGATTCGTATGACATGTGAGGTCTTGCTGCGTTCAAATCAgagaaaacaatttatttattagttgaaTCAGTGTTTGATTCCCACATTGTGCGAATTTCTTTGTGCCAGCGGCATTCACAAACCGTGAACAGATTTGTCTATGACCGTGGAcgagaaaaaataaatccataacataaattttaatgtaaaaaaaatactgtaacaaataaatatttaatgaatttatttatcaaaactcACCTTAATGCTGTTTACctgatatttaattatttttaaaagtttatccaATTCACCTTAATACTTATTCCAGTGCTGGAGTTTCTGAAAACCAGTTTGTACTCAATCTCAAATCGTATCCGTTTAGTATTGAATAATAGTCCGTTGGGGCTGCTATTCAAAACGTTACGTAACACTGTATAATTAAGTAGATATGTATTCCACCAGCGTGAATTAGACCCTGTATAATCTCTTTGCTAACTTGGGGCAgctattcaaaacttttgaattatattatcaataattggactattttatgaaaagtatgATACTGTGAGTTATTAAAGATGGAATTAATACTAAAAAAGGAGCATATCAACTCACAATAAAAAGCTGTAAGCCAGCATCAATTAAATAGAGATCTTTTCTGCATTGGTATTGCTAAtataaatacaaggatcaataAGAAGAAAGACCAAAGGAAAAGGaactaaattacaaatttaatgtgACTTATCATTGAAGTCCTCTTAGAACAGTAAAGCTAACCTGTGACAAGTGAGAGCATGCTGCCTCAAATGCATTGGCTGACCATGACTTCCCAAGGAATTTTCTGACAATAAATTATTGCATAGCAAGCAATAATTTACATAGTGCTTtctgttggacattttagtgtaattgatctctttattatgttaaaataaaagtgcacgcttgttttaatgtaataacgagatgttcggtctaggcaaattttggaagttactaaaacttccatcaacggttggaagttacatggaagttactaaaacttccatcaacgacaatttttaaaaagaaataacttccatcaaccacCAAAAACCatctttgatcataaataatcattctggttcagaaagcataacgggtgacaaaacatacaagaccaaaacaaaactcttgaattataatcttctgattttatccgattgaacaattttggttgaaccccgaaatttgattcaatctgaaagtgttatacatgacttcagatttatccagtatcatctcaattttcaaattaaccaacaaaagattgaatcaaatctttcgagatgacgaacgatagttcgaagatgacaagcaagtttgcgaagttggacaagtttgaagggcaggatttcagaagatggcagaagaagatgcactttctcttgacaacattgaatgtgatgtatgtgctgagtacaccgaTGCCGATGTATATGGAAgacgaaactctggatcaaacaaggaagcgttcgaaatgggagaacgatgattacatttgtcgtggacacattctgaacggtatgtctgactctctctttgatatttatcaaaatgttgagtctgctaaggaattatgggactctcttgaatccaagtatatggcagaagatgcctcaagtaacaaattcttagttagtaatttctttaattacaaaatgattgattcgaggcctgttatggaacaatataatgaactactgcggattttgggtcagtttactcaacatgatttgaaaatggatgaatccattgcagtttcatctataattgataaactgccttcttcttggaaagacttcaagcataccttgaaacataagaaggaagagttgactctggttcaactcggtagtcatttcatgattgaggagtcgctgagggctcaggaaattgacaaagtcaatgataaaaacgtagcaggttcctcttccgttaatatggtagaggaaagtggaacagttaagcaaaattacaatgctaaaggtaacaaacgaaaatttcaaggaaataagaacaaaggtccaaacaaaca encodes the following:
- the LOC114370537 gene encoding cytochrome P450 71D8-like — its product is MEAQSYLLLIGLFFVLHWLAKCYKSSVSQKLPPGPKKLPIIGNLHQLAEAGSLPHHALRDLAKKYGPLMHLQLGEISAVVASSPKMAKEIVKTHDVSFLQRPHLVFGQMISYGGLGIAFAPYGDHWRQMRKMCATELLSTKRVQSFASIREDEAAKFIDSIRESAGSPINLTSRIFSLICASISRVAFGGIYKEQDEFVVSLIRKIVESGGGFDLADVFPSIPFLYFLTGKMTRLKKLHKQVDKVLENIIREHQEKNKIAKEDGAELEDQDFIDLLLRIQQDDTLDIQMTTNNIKALILDIFAAGTDTSASTLEWAMAEMMRNPRVREKAQAELRQAFREKEIIHESDLEQLTYLKLVIKETFRVHPPTPLLLPRECSQPTIIDGYEIPAKTKVMVNAYAICKDSQYWIDADRFVPERFEGSSIDFKGNNFNYLPFGGGRRICPGMTLGLASIMLPLALLLYHFNWELPNKMKPEEMNMDEHFGLAIGRKNELHLIPNVNL